In one window of Osmia lignaria lignaria isolate PbOS001 chromosome 11, iyOsmLign1, whole genome shotgun sequence DNA:
- the LOC117604086 gene encoding protein FRA10AC1 homolog: MFPAYAYLSAYDRHKKLINDYLTLHGGSVSSLKRDTSRDKTDYDVIKENHRFLWDEDNDEPDTWGAKLAKKYYDKLFKEYCIADLTYYKQNKVALRWRTEKEVIIGKGQFECGNKKCKEREGLKSWEVNFGYIEHDEKKNALVKLRLCPECSIKLNYRSQKREIKRHKTLKRLGTNSDIHISTSSTPSTSTVTVKTEDEIAVDNVTEAMEQTDKDESNIWKEKPADNLEKTREEEFEEYLADLLM; the protein is encoded by the exons ATGTTTCCAGCTTATGCTTACTTGTCAGCATATGACAGGCACAAGAAACTTATAAATGATTATTTGACATTACACGGGGGTTCGGTGTCATCCTTAAAACGGGACAC GTCCCGAGATAAGACGGACTATGACGTTATTAAAGAAAACCACAGATTTCTATGGGATGAGGATAACGATGAACCAGATACATGGGGTGCTAAGTTGGCAAAAAAGTATTACGATAAATTGTTTAAGGAATATTGTATAGCTGATTTAACATATTATAAACAGAACAAG GTTGCCTTAAGATGGAGAACAGAAAAGGAAGTTATCATTGGGAAAGGACAGTTTGAAtgtggaaataaaaaatgtaaagaaagaGAAGGGCTTAAATCTTGGGAGGTAAATTTTGGCTATATAGAGCACGACGAAAAAAAGAATGCTCTTGTGAAGTTAA GATTATGTCCTGAGTGttcaattaaattgaattatcgTTCGCAAAAACGTGAAATAAAAAGACATAAGACATTGAAGAGATTAGGAACAAATTCTGATATCCATATAAGTACATCCAGTACACCTAGTACATCCACAGTGACTGTTAAAACTGAAGATGAAATAGCTGTAGATAATGTAACTGAAGCTATGGAACAAACGGATAAAGATGAATCTAATATTTGGAAAGAGAAACCTGCTGATAATTTGGAAAAAACAAGGGAAGAAGAGTTTGAAGAATATTTAGCAGATCTGCTAATGtaa
- the Hmgcl gene encoding hydroxymethylglutaryl-CoA lyase, with amino-acid sequence MCNYCYTFCTSTMFKIINRNNICNLSFKKMRMFSNFVKVVEVGPRDGLQNEQNIVPTEIKVEFINKLSQTGLKNIEVTSFVSPKWIPQMADNAEVYQKINKKPDISYPVLVPNIKGLENALKVGVKEIAVFAAASETFSRKNTNCSIDDSKKNIKTVVQEAKNHDVKVRGYVSCIIGCPYEGQIKPTVVANLTAFMLQYGCYEISLGDTIGVGSPNKIKQMLHELEHVSNDMNKFAIHCHDTYGQALVNIYASLEKGIRIFDSSVAGLGGCPYAPGASGNVATEDLLYFLHGQGLETGVDINEIVAIGDFISNQLQRKNHSKAGVALCAKECLRKCS; translated from the coding sequence ATGTGTAATTACTGCTACACTTTTTGTACATCAacaatgtttaaaataattaatagaaataatatatgTAACTTGTCTTTTAAAAAGATGAGGATGTTTAGTAACTTTGTGAAAGTAGTTGAAGTCGGACCAAGAGATGGATTACAAAATGAACAGAATATTGTGCCAACTGAAATCAAAGTTGAATTTATCAACAAATTATCACAGACTggattaaaaaatatagaagttACAAGTTTTGTATCTCCAAAATGGATTCCACAAATGGCAGATAATGCAGAAGTTTAtcagaaaattaataagaaaccAGATATTTCATATCCGGTATTAGTGCCGAATATAAAAGGTTTAGAAAATGCATTAAAGGTAGGTGTAAAAGAAATAGCTGTTTTTGCAGCAGCATCTGagactttttcaagaaaaaatacCAACTGCTCTATTGATGATAGTAAGAAGAATATTAAAACAGTTGTTCAAGAAGCAAAGAATCATGATGTTAAAGTCAGAGGCTATGTATCTTGTATTATAGGCTGTCCTTATGAAGGTCAAATTAAGCCAACAGTTGTAGCCAATTTAACTGCATTCATGCTACAATACGGATGCTATGAAATTTCTTTAGGAGACACCATTGGTGTGGGATCTCCTAATAAAATAAAGCAAATGTTACATGAATTGGAGCATGTATCAAATGACATGAATAAATTTGCAATTCATTGTCACGATACTTATGGACAAGCTTTGGTAAACATATATGCTAGCCTTGAGAAGGGTATCAGAATCTTTGATTCATCTGTTGCTGGATTAGGTGGTTGTCCATATGCACCAGGTGCTTCTGGAAATGTTGCTACTGAAGATTTACTTTATTTCTTACATGGACAAGGTTTAGAAACTGGAGTAGATATCAATGAAATAGTAGCAATTGGAGACTTCATTAGTAATCAACTTCAAAGGAAAAATCATTCCAAAGCTGGTGTTGCACTTTGTGCAAAGGAGTGTTTAAGAAAATGCTCATAA
- the LOC117603665 gene encoding armadillo-like helical domain-containing protein 3: MAMAMRKRSGSGSKRQHKGKLVPIYESFFKGEDLTLAHPNFWNELFLIKPMVPHIESEILHMTVEQLNASKENLNALVCHCVDTLIDEHPFRVVYALQTLAAVIQSMYKKASQGDCGFNLIDILVGFDSAEQRMTTLMQHCNNFLTGEYPDSLKALCLKLLLIIVTGMDNVSQNTLLEYVMLNSVFESLVQLLRDTTARSRHGHDAVLLLTLLVNYRKHEGANPYIVKLSILDDELALNGYGQVISSSLMEFCRQFAQQRAEVQASWLSSLTNIVGSMFVGEEEAKTQQVRANNALLLALYEATHLNRNFVTTLAYTQSDTSAPPSPNNTLGPNAVAPGAQMPDVMAQPFNLLATFLQYCSIVMQVIRTEAIMNNVKLCFLILSCIAEDQYANSLMHDANLAFRVQLHRVPMHHRKIQDKIAPAQPLAATLLDLLVEFITSHMMKKFPLELYHQCIGVLQRLLCYQKRCRVRLGYQWRDLWTALINLLKFLTTHESHLIKKMNIFPLAIQVVNILNLFITYGDTFLSSPSSYDELFYEIIRMRLIFTNLNAMALRYSTSESYEYKEHALKLTNCLVNMRDIVNHFPPKIAAWLASESLSTPTEQQILAIIIQNYDSLTLKLQDNLDQYERYSEKPHHIAFFEEMVTGVVIDTRGSIDLSALDTQAILQELSNIS, encoded by the exons atggCAATGGCTATGAGAAAAAGGAGTGGTTCAGGCTCCAAACGTCAACACAAAGGAAAACTTGTACCAATTTATGAAAGTTTTTTCAAAGGAGAGGATTTAACATTAGCTCATCCAAATTTTTggaatgaattatttttaattaaacctatG GTTCCACATATTGAAAGTGAAATTTTGCATATGACAGTAGAGCAGTTGAATGCaagcaaagaaaatttaaatgccTTGGTTTGTCACTGTGTAGATACATTAATTGATGAACATCCCTTCAGAGTTGTATATGCTTTACAAACTTTAGCTGCTGTCATTCAATCCATGTATAAGAAAGCTAGTCAAGGTGACTGTGGATTTAACTTAATAGACATCTTAGTCGGATTTGATTCTGCAGAGCAAAGGATGACAACTCTGATGCAacattgcaataattttttaacag GTGAATACCCTGATAGCTTAAAAGCTTTATGTTTGAAATTGTTGTTAATTATTGTAACTGGTATGGACAATGTTAGTCAGAACACTTTGTTGGAATATGTTATGCTTAATAGTGTTTTTGAATCTCTGGTTCAA TTATTAAGAGATACAACAGCTAGAAGTCGTCATGGACACGATGCAGTATTGCTGTTAACACTTCTAGTCAATTACAGAAAGCATGAAGGAGCAAATCCTTACATCGTTAAGTTATCAATTTTAGACGACGAGTTAGCACTTAATGGCTATGGACAAGTAATATCAAGTTCATTGATGGAATTTTGCAGACAATTTGCTCAGCAGAGAGCAG agGTACAAGCGTCCTGGCTATCATCTTTGACTAACATTGTTGGAAGTATGTTTGTTGGCGAGGAAGAAGCAAAAACGCAACAAGTGCGTGCTAATAATGCACTGTTATTAGCACTCTATGAAGCTACACATTTAAATCGTAATTTTGTAACGACTTTGGCATACACGCAAAGTGATACTAGCGCACCACCTTCGCCAAATAATACGTTAGGACCAAATGCAGTAGCTCCTGGAGCTCAGATGCCTGACGTCATGGCTCAGCCATTTAATTTACTGGCTACATTTTTACAGTATTG TTCAATAGTTATGCAAGTTATCAGAACAGAAGCGATAATGAACAACGTTAAGTTATGTTTTCTTATATTAAGTTGTATTGCAGAAGATCAGTATGCAAACAGTTTAATGCACGATGCGAATTTGGCATTCAGAGTACAGCTTCATCGAGTTCCTATGCATCATAGAAAGATACAAGATAAAATAGCACCTGCACAACCATTGGCAGCTACATTACTCG ATTTACTTGTTGAATTTATCACATCACATATGATGAAAAAATTTCCGCTTGAACTATATCATCAGTGTATTGGAGTTTTACAAAGATTGCTTTGTTACCAGAAAAGATGTAGAGTTAGACTTGGATATCAATGGAGAGATCTTTGGACAGCATTGATcaatttacttaaatttttaactACACACGAAAGTCATCTTATTAAGAAAATGAATATCTTCCCATTAGCTATTCAG gtTGTAAAtatcttaaatttatttataacttaCGGAGATACATTCCTGTCTTCTCCGAGTAGTTACGACgagttattttatgaaataatacgAATGAGacttatttttacaaatttaaatgcaATGG CACTTCGATATTCGACAAGCGAATCTTACGAATACAAGGAACACGCATTAAAATTAACAAACTGTTTGGTGAACATGAGAGACATAGTGAATCATTTTCCTCCGAAAATAGCGGCATGGTTGGCAAGTGAAAGTTTATCAACTCCAACGGAACAACAAATTCTAgcaattataatacaaaattatgaTAGCCTTACTTTAAAATTACAAGATAATTTAGATCAGTATGAAAGATATTCTGAAAAACCTCATCACATTGCATTCTTTGAAGAAATG gtAACTGGAGTTGTAATTGATACCCGAGGATCCATAGATTTAAGTGCATTAGATACACAAGCTATATTACAAGAACTGTCAAATATTTCGTAA
- the LOC117603669 gene encoding uncharacterized protein LOC117603669 isoform X1: MIGKLVTKFIQSLPSWEVTKYYGRVCIYQLKCLKYKVQTSEAWFNFKCKFMPGSLQNELECEEPKQNKVKDKKQQVKHKLPADAEAYKKKQYQLQYPKDKEDEFEDTSCNDIKDNYMQKKNQKYESAKHQEKEDYNARDDYRTKKQRKVKRAQ; encoded by the exons ATGATTGGTAAACTTGTTACCAAATTTATCCAA TCATTACCCTCATGGGAAGTAACAAAATATTATGGAAGAGTATGTATATATCAATTAAAATGCTTAAAATATAAAGTTCAAACAAGTGAAGCATGGTTtaattttaaatgcaaatttatGCCAGGTAGTTTACAGAATGAATTAGAGTGTGAAGAACCTAAGCAAAATAAAG TTAAAGATAAAAAACAACAGGTAAAACATAAATTGCCAGCTGATGCAGAAGCTTACaagaaaaaacaatatcaattaCAATATCCTAAGGATAAAGAAGATGAATTTGAAGATACTTCATGTAATGACATAAAAGACAATTAtatgcaaaagaaaaatcagaaatATGAAAGTGCAAAGCACCAAGAAAAAGAAGACTACAATGCTCGTGATGATTATAGGACAAAAAAGCAAAGAAAA GTGAAACGTGCTCAGTGA
- the LOC117603669 gene encoding uncharacterized protein LOC117603669 isoform X2 yields MGSNKILWKSSLQNELECEEPKQNKVKDKKQQVKHKLPADAEAYKKKQYQLQYPKDKEDEFEDTSCNDIKDNYMQKKNQKYESAKHQEKEDYNARDDYRTKKQRKVKRAQ; encoded by the exons ATGGGAAGTAACAAAATATTATGGAAGA GTAGTTTACAGAATGAATTAGAGTGTGAAGAACCTAAGCAAAATAAAG TTAAAGATAAAAAACAACAGGTAAAACATAAATTGCCAGCTGATGCAGAAGCTTACaagaaaaaacaatatcaattaCAATATCCTAAGGATAAAGAAGATGAATTTGAAGATACTTCATGTAATGACATAAAAGACAATTAtatgcaaaagaaaaatcagaaatATGAAAGTGCAAAGCACCAAGAAAAAGAAGACTACAATGCTCGTGATGATTATAGGACAAAAAAGCAAAGAAAA GTGAAACGTGCTCAGTGA
- the shop gene encoding sulfite oxidase — protein MILHSKFIYQLSRKSLLSVPNIYIPCYFEVCRQYSFQRKRYTENTSESNYAKYTAYITIATSLLGIYFYRTNKEVHALTEKHVQCGEFKANLKTYGLEEVGKHDNKKDGIWVTYKQGVYDVTDFIEKHPGGPSKILMAAGSSIEPFWTIFANHNTTEIYELLESMRIGNISEEDAISNIANQNDPYSNEPVRHKALKINGHKPFCAEPSPSLLIESFITPVELFYVRNHLPVPQIDLKTYTLELAIEETTKKTLNIEDIKKYPKYTITSAVMCGGNRRSEMAKEKELKGLSWGIGAVGNATWTGPRLYDVLKDLGIDEDNYNHVQFEGYDLDPSGTPYDASIPISKAMDPRADVLLAYEMNGKPIPKDHGFPIRVVVPGVVGARNVKWLGKIIVSKEESQSQWQQRDYKGFSPSTDWNNVDFSKAPAIQEMPVISAICKPEPLETVKVVDGKINVKGYAWSGGGRKIIRVDVTNDQGRTWYTANFHAEDTNAKEGRYWSWTLWNVDLPVNKEWKETEVWAKAVDESYNVQPESFKNIWNLRGFLCNAYHKVTIKLEH, from the exons atGATTCTACATTCGAAATTTATATATCAACTAAGCAGAAa atCTCTATTATCAGTGCCAAATATTTATATTCCATGCTATTTTGAAGTATGCAGACAGTATTCATTTCAAAGGAAAAGATACACAGAAAATACTTCTGAAAGTAATTATGCAAAATATACTGCATATATTACTATTGCTACATCTCTATTGGGAATCTATTTCTATAGAACTAATAAAGAAGTTCATGCCTTGACTGAAAAGCATGTTCAATGTGGAGAATTCAAAGCAAACCTCAAGACATACGGTTTGGAAGAAGTAGGCAAACATGATAATAAAAAGGATGGTATTTGGGTAACATATAAACAAGGAGTGTATGATGTAAcagattttattgaaaaacatCCAGGTGGTCCTTCCAAGATCCTAATGGCAGCTGGTAGTTCAATTGAACCATTTTGGACAATCTTTGCAAATCATAATACCACAGAAATATATGAGCTTCTTGAATCAATGAGAATTGGAAATATTTCTGAAGAAGATGCCATTTCTAATATAGCTAATCAAAATGATCCATATTCAAATGAACCTGTTAGACACAaagctttaaaaattaatgGACACAAACCTTTTTGTGCTGAGCCATCTCCTTCTCTGTTAATTGAAAGCTTTATTACACCTGT GGAACTATTTTATGTAAGGAATCACCTTCCTGTTCCTCAAATAGACTTAAAAACTTACACATTGGAGTTAGCTATAGAGGAAACAACAAAGAAGACTCTTAACattgaagatataaaaaagtatCCCAAGTATACAATAACAAGTGCTGTAATGTGCGGTGGAAATAGACGATCTGAAATGgcaaaa GAAAAAGAATTGAAAGGGCTTAGTTGGGGTATAGGTGCAGTAGGTAATGCTACATGGACTGGTCCAAGACTGTATGATGTATTGAAAGATTTGGGAATTGATGAAGATAACTATAATCACGTACAG TTTGAAGGATATGACTTAGACCCTTCTGGTACACCATACGATGCAAGTATACCTATTAGTAAAGCTATGGATCCTAGAGCAGATGTACTGTTAGCTTATGAAATGAACGGAAAACCGATACCAAAGGATCATGGTTTTCCTATCAGAGTAGTTGTTCCAGGTGTTGTGGGAGCTAGAAACGTAAAGTGGCTtg GTAAGATAATTGTCTCAAAAGAAGAAAGTCAGTCACAATGGCAACAACGTGATTATAAAGGTTTTTCTCCAAGTACTGATTGGAATAATGTAGACTTTTCCAAAGCACCTGCTATACAGGAGATGCCTGTCATTTCTGCGATTTGTAAACCAGAACCATTAGAAACGGTGAAAGTAGTGGATGGAAAAATAAACGTGAAAG GATATGCTTGGTCAGGAGGAGGTCGAAAAATTATTCGCGTTGATGTAACAAATGACCAAGGTAGAACTTGGTATACAGCTAATTTTCATGCTGAAGATACTAATGCTAAGGAAGGTCGTTATTGGAGCTGGACATTATGGAATGTAGATCTTCCTGTTAACAAAGAATGGAAAGAAACGGAAGTTTGGGCAAAAGCTGTAGATGAATCGTACAATGTTCAACCAGAAAGTTTTAAAAACATATGGAATTTACGGGGTTTTCTTTGTAATGCATACCATAAAgttacaattaaattagaacattga
- the ProRS-m gene encoding prolyl-tRNA synthetase 2-like protein, mitochondrial, producing MSNIPIRNISKVSRLFQPMTSRISTIKKSEVFSKSYEHLIKYGFIKQVNSGMYAYLPLALRVLNKLTTLVDNEMERIGAQKILLPALTSTHLWKQTDRYNNNKSELFILKDRSNKEYILSPTCEETICNLLSSSGIISSQILPLKLYQISSKWRDEMKPRHGFLRSREFLMKDLYTFDLSLNNALKTYEEVCEAYENIFKNIGLTFVKAVGDPGFIGGSVSHEYHYKSSIGEDVVCICSSCQYAVNKVMCNDTHCPKCKNTLVQEQAIEVGHTFLLNTKYTKPLNVKSRIVDTASPLVMGCYGLGLSRIFTMLAEILSTETELRWPKHLAPYTLSIIPPKKGSKEESANQYVDKVIEILDELNIDAILDDRSDLTIGNRLMHARVTGIPYVIIIGKATQKSPPLFEIHDINNSTQCDLSLDNMYSYFNDEKTSNIIESTKVSKAN from the exons atgtCAAATATACCAATTCGCAATATAAGTAAGGTATCAAGGTTGTTTCAACCAATGACATCCAGAATTAGTACTATTAAAAAATCAGAAGTTTTTTCAAAAAGCTATGAG CATTTAATTAAGTATGGATTTATTAAACAAGTTAACAGTGGCATGTATGCATATTTACCTCTAGCATTacgtgttttaaataaattgacaaCTCTTGTTGACAATGAAATGGAGAGAATTGGAGCCCAAAAGATATTGCTTCCAGCTTTAACATCAACACATTTATGGAAGCAAACagatagatataataataataagtctGAGTTGTTTATATTAAAGGATCGATCAAACAAAGAATATATACTAAGTCCA ACATGCGAAGAaacaatttgtaatttattgtCATCTTCAGGAATAATATCATCACAAATATTGCCTTTAAAGCTCTATCAGATTTCTAGTAAATGGAGAGATGAGATGAAACCACGTCATGGATTTCTAAGAAGTAGAGAATTTCTTATGAAAGATTTATATACATTTGATTTGAGTTTGAATAATGCACTAAAGACTTATGAAGAAGTGTGTGAAgcttatgaaaatatatttaagaatATAGGTTTAACATTTGTAAaag CTGTTGGTGATCCTGGATTTATTGGAGGTTCAGTGTCTCATGAATATCATTATAAAAGTAGTATAGGAGAAGATGTTGTCTGTATATGTTCATCTTGTCAGTATGCTGTTAATAAAGTTATGTGCAATGACACACATTGTCCTAAATGTAAAAATACATTAGTTCAAGAGCAGGCAATAGAG gtagggcatacatttttattaaatacaaaatatacaaaaccTTTAAATGTGAAATCTAGAATAGTTGATACAGCATCACCTTTAGTGATGGGTTGCTATGGACTTGGCCTGAGTCGTATTTTTACAATGTTAGCTGAAATATTATCTACTGAAACCGAATTACGGTGGCCAAAACATTTAGCACCTTATACATTGTCTATTATACCACCAAAG AAAGGGAGCAAAGAAGAATCTGCAAATCAGTATGTAGATAAAGTGATAGAGATTTTAGATGAATTAAACATCGACGCTATACTTGACGATAGGTCAGATTTAACGATTGGTAATCGTTTAATGCATGCTCGCGTAACCGGAATACCTTACGTTATAATAATTGGAAAGGCTACTCAAAAATCGCCACCTTTATTCGAGATCCACGACATAAATAACTCAACGCAGTGTGATCTAAGTTTAGATAATATGTATAGTTATTTCAATGATGAAAAAACTTCAAATATCATTGAAAGTACCAAAGTATCAAAGGCTAATTaa